A portion of the Colius striatus isolate bColStr4 chromosome 1, bColStr4.1.hap1, whole genome shotgun sequence genome contains these proteins:
- the LOC104554977 gene encoding cytochrome P450 2D17 translates to MALLLWLGSQLAFCWSNISVLAIFLTVFTFLLDLMKRRRTSRLYPPGPVSLPFIGTILHVDFKNTPHSFRQLQQKFGNVFSLQNFWNNVVVLNGYKAVKEALVTRAEDYADRPYVPVYEHMGYGKNSQGIVMARYGHIWKELRKFTLSTLRNFGMGKESLEKRVVEEARFLCSAVNSEEGRPFDLRFLVNNAVCNVICTTVYGERFNYGDETFKKLLHLFDQFLQEETGLLTQFLNSVPIFLHIPGLADKVFPGQKSFMEFIDVLIERHMKTWNPAYTRDFTDAFVKEMKKGKEAEERGFTYNNLRLVTADLFGAGTETTATTLRWAILYMVLHPEIQSKVQAEIDNVIGRETEPSIKDQASMPYTNAVIHEVQRCGDIVPTGVLHMTYRDTELQGFFIPKGTTIITNLSSVLKDESFWEKPHEFYPEHFLDAKGQFVKREAFLPFSAGRRVCLGEQLARMELFLFFTSLLQKFTFVLPEDQPRPRTDGHFSFTNSPHPYLVRAVPR, encoded by the exons ATGGCATTGCTCCTGTGGCTGGGCTCCCAGCTGGCATTCTGCTGGAGCAACATCTCTGTGCTGGCAATTTTTCTCACAGTCTTTACTTTCCTGCTGGACTTGATGAAGCGCAGGAGGACGTCGCGCCTGTACCCGCCGGGGCCAGTGTCGCTGCCATTCATCGGGACCATACTGCACGTCGACTTCAAGAACACTCCTCACTCCTTCCGCCAG CTTCAGCAGAAGTTTGGAAACGTCTTCAGTCTCCAGAACTTCTGGAACAATGTGGTAGTACTGAACGGATACAAAGCAGTGAAGGAAGCCCTGgtcaccagagcagaggactACGCTGACCGGCCGTACGTTCCAGTCTATGAACATATGGGCTATGGAAAAAATTCTCAGG GGATTGTTATGGCAAGATACGGGCACATCTGGAAGGAGTTAAGGAAATTCACGCTCTCTACCTTGAGGAACTTTGGGATGGGAAAGGAATCCTTGGAGAAGCGAGTGGTGGAGGAAGCGAGatttctgtgctctgcagtTAACTCTGAAGAAG GTCGTCCTTTCGATTTACGTTTCCTTGTAAATAATGCAGTCTGCAACGTGATCTGCACCACTGTCTATGGAGAGCGTTTCAACTACGGTGACGAGACGTTCAAGAAGCTGTTACATCTGTTTGACCAATTCTTGCAGGAAGAAACCGGACTCCTGACTCAG TTTCTTAACTCAGTGCCCATTTTTTTGCACATCCCCGGATTGGCAGACAAAGTCTTTCCAGGGCAAAAGTCGTTCATGGAGTTCATAGATGTGCTCATAGAAAGGCACATGAAGACCTGGAACCCTGCTTACACCCGAGATTTCACTGATGCCTTTGTAAAGGAAATGAAGAAG GGTAAGGAGGCTGAAGAGAGAGGTTTCACCTATAACAACCTTCGTTTGGTGACTGCAGACTTGTTTGGAGCGGGTACTGAGACCACTGCTACCACTCTCCGGTGGGCAATTCTGTACATGGTTCTCCATCCAGAAATACAGA GTAAGGTCCAAGCAGAGATTGATAACGTGATTGGCAGAGAGACAGAACCCAGCATAAAGGACCAGGCGAGCATGCCCTACACCAATGCTGTGATCCATGAGGTGCAGCGCTGCGGGGATATCGTTCCAACGGGAGTACTTCACATGACATACCGGGACACCGAGCTGCAAGGCTTCTTTATTCCCAAG GGGACGACAATCATCACCAACCTGTCTTCTGTGCTGAAGGATGAGTCATTCTGGGAGAAGCCACATGAGTTTTACCCTGAACACTTCCTGGATGCAAAGGGGCAGTTTGTGAAACGAGAGGCCTTCCTGCCTTTCTCAGCAG GTCGTCGCGTCTGCCTGGGGGAACAGCTGGCCAGGATGgagctctttcttttctttaccaGTCTGCTGCAGAAATTCACCTTTGTCCTACCTGAGGACCAGCCCAGGCCACGGACAGATGGCCACTTTTCCTTCACAAACTCCCCACACCCATACCTGGTGCGAGCTGTCCCAAGATAA